The following proteins are co-located in the Vicugna pacos chromosome 3, VicPac4, whole genome shotgun sequence genome:
- the SHLD3 gene encoding shieldin complex subunit 3 gives MTTEVIIHYRPSERDPTQLPKIAEKAIQDFPTRPLSRFIPWFPHDKSKLLKPRRSPPVISEEAAEDMRQYLTISEHDVKSQSYDCTVDLLEFQPNLTKKRHLIRSHTLSEQTNPGNLDERTEKGRQHKRRSWSVSLPSSNCTENIFPLSKKLQDSLKALNLHSFYRARWIIEHTVCNSQSLEDIWAKLNRIIRHNELPSCNATIQRHLGEIWVFCDVMYCEYVGNLLKGRLALTGEISLFVNKYGVIFSM, from the coding sequence ATGACTACAGAAGTAATAATACATTATCGACCAAGTGAGAGGGATCCCACACAACTGCCAAAAATTGCAGAGAAAGCAATTCAAGACTTTCCTACTCGGCCACTATCAAGATTTATTCCTTGGTTTCCTCATGACAAGTCCAAACTTCTCAAACCTAGAAGATCACCACCTGTGATTTCTGAAGAGGCAGCTGAAGATATGAGACAATACTTAACCATTTCAGAACATGATGTTAAATCACAGAGTTATGATTGCACAGTAGATCTATTGGAGTTTCAACCTAATTTGACAAAAAAGAGGCACTTAATCCGATCACACACACTGAGTGAACAGACTAATCCTGGAAACCTGGACGAACgaacagagaaaggaagacaaCACAAGAGGAGGTCTTGGAGTGTTTCACTTCCCAGCAGTAAttgtactgaaaatatttttcctttgtctAAAAAACTGCAAGATAGTTTAAAGGCACTAAATTTGCACTCATTTTATAGAGCAAGATGGATAATAGAACACACTGTTTGTAACAGCCAAAGTCTGGAAGACATTTGGGCAAAACTCAATCGAATTATCAGGCATAATGAACTTCCGTCTTGTAATGCTACAATTCAGAGACATTTAGGCGAGATATGGGTGTTCTGTGATGTTATGTACTGTGAATATGTAGGAAATCTTCTTAAAGGAAGATTAGCACTTACTGgggaaataagtttatttgtgaaTAAATATGGTGTTATTTTTAGTATGTAA